A stretch of DNA from Sesamum indicum cultivar Zhongzhi No. 13 unplaced genomic scaffold, S_indicum_v1.0 C00406, whole genome shotgun sequence:
GAGGATTCCGCCAAAGAGATTGCTCTTGAAATCAAGCATATGCTTGATTGCTCACGTTCTCCAGCCTTAAAGCCCTCTATCTTTAAAGTTGATGATCATTTGCGGATTCCTGGGAGGGACAACGATTATGATCCAGAAATACTGTCGATTGGTCCTTATCACCATGGGAAATCTGGTTTACAAAATATGGACCAGCACAAGTGTTGGTACTTGAAGCAACTTCTTAGTCGTAAAAATGAGAGTGTCGAAAGATATGTCATTGCCGTGGCAGCAATGGAAGAAAGAGCACGGAGATGCTATGCCGAGCCTGTTGATCTTGACGTTAATGAGTTTATCAAGATGATGGTACTTGATGGCTGCTTCCTCATTGAATTACTGCGCTACCATAGTCTGAAAGATCTGAGAGTTGCCAATGacccaattttcaaaaatgagAGAATCCTTAGTCAACTGCGCCATGACATTATGTTGCTTGAGAATCAGCTTCCTTTCTTTGTCCTAAATCAGCTATTCAACATGACTAAAATAGAGGATTCAAGAGACGACATAATTGGTCTTACCTTGTGCTTTATCGATGGCATGTTTCTGAACATCTCGGTCTCAAAAGTCTACCAGAAATTACCAACGCAGAATATTGACCACCTTTGCAGCTTGATACATGAAATTTGTTGTCTTCCGTTTGCCGGGACAATC
This window harbors:
- the LOC105155174 gene encoding UPF0481 protein At3g47200-like, with product MAEDSAKEIALEIKHMLDCSRSPALKPSIFKVDDHLRIPGRDNDYDPEILSIGPYHHGKSGLQNMDQHKCWYLKQLLSRKNESVERYVIAVAAMEERARRCYAEPVDLDVNEFIKMMVLDGCFLIELLRYHSLKDLRVANDPIFKNERILSQLRHDIMLLENQLPFFVLNQLFNMTKIEDSRDDIIGLTLCFIDGMFLNISVSKVYQKLPTQNIDHLCSLIHEICCLPFAGTILHKNFGSNACQNWESILSVSGLQEVGIRFQKAEGTSGFMDMTFVNGVLRIPPLNIFDETESQFRNLIAYEQYLPDCEARYVSDYTFFMNCLINTPEDVRLLRNYGIIGNWLGDDKEICEMFNRLGKNILTSTKFSYSHIFNAVNWEFQRRSNSWITNLRRNYFGSPWSVISLLAAFALLILTLLQTLYTILSYYNRVGKVQQIS